The Desulfuromonadales bacterium sequence TCGGTCCGGCGTTTTCTGAGTTCCTCTCTGGCGTGTTCCGTGCTGCTGTACATCGGTTTCTTCCTTTCTGTCAGGGGTTATGACCGTCCGCTGCGAACGGCCGGAGAATGCCGCAAGCGAGGGGTTCGCTGCGGCGGCGGTGATCGATTTTTTTGCGAACTGTGGTTTCAGGACTATGGAAAGCTGGCTCCGCCCGGAGCGTCAGGGCAAAAGCAGCCGGATCGTTTGTTGGCGGGATATCGGATCGGCGGGGCCCTCCGGCAGGAGGAGGCATCCGGTTTTCCTCTCCCCCGCGAGGCTCATGGATGGCTGTGGCGATGGCGCCGCTGTTGCATGCTGATATTTCTGCTATTTTTATAACATAACAGCGCTTTTCGGGGTGTGTCTGAGACAGGGGGGCGGGAAAGGAGCTAGCGGATGTCGAGGGAAAACACGGAAACCGGCGACCTGAAGACCCGGCACTGCCGGCCCTGCGAAGGCGGAACGCCGCCCCTGCCGGAGGAAGTGATCGCCGCAATGCTGCAACGGCTGGAAGGCTGGGAGTCCGCCGCGGGGAAAATCAGCAGGCTCTTCAACTTCAAGAACTGGTGCCAGACCATGGCCTTCGTCAACGCCGTCGCCTGGATCGCCCACCGGGAGAACCACCATCCCGACCTGGAGGTCGGCTTCAACAGCTGCCGGGTCAGCTACACCACCCACGCCATCGGCGGCCTGTCGGAGAACGACTTCATCTGCGCGGCGAAGGTGGAAGCCCTGTTCGAGACGTAGCGGCGTCGGGAGGCGGGGACGGTTTGGTCTGTGAGGTTCAGGTGGGCGCGCCCCACCGAAAGGGAAGGAGCATGCAACGGCGAATTTTTGTGGCGCTGCTGGCTCTCGCTGTCCTGACGTTCCCCGCGTTCGTCGGGACTGCCGGGGCCAGGGAGATCACCCTGCTCAACGCCTCCTACGACCCGACCCGGGAGTTCTACCAGGACTTCAACCAGGCCTTCGTCAGATACTGGAAGGAGAAGACCGGCGACACCGCCACCGTGCGTCAGTCCCACGGCGGCTCGGGCAAGCAGGCACGGGCGGTCATCGACGGGCTGGAGGCGGATGTCGTCACCCTGGCGTTGGCCTACGACATCGACGCCATCCACCAAAGGGCCGGACTGATCCCGGCCGACTGGCAGCAGCGCCTGCCGCACAACAGTTCCCCCTATACCTCGACCATCGTCTTTCTGGTGCGCAAGGGGAATCCCCGGGGAATCCGGGACTGGGACGACCTGGTGAGGCCGGGAATAGCGGTCATCACTCCCAACCCCAAAACCTCCGGCGGCGCCCGCTGGAACTATCTGGCGGCCTGGGGCTACGCCCTGCGCCGGAGCGGCGGCAAGGAGCAGGCAGCACGGGATTTCGTCGGCCGCCTCTACAAAAACGTTCCGGTTCTCGATTCGGGTGCCCGCGGGTCGACCACGACCTTCGTCCAGCGCGGCATCGGCGATGTGCTGCTCGCCTGGGAGAACGAGGCTTTTCTGGCGGTGAACGAGCTGGGTCCGGACAGGTTCGAAATCGTCGTTCCGTCGGTGAGCATCCTGGCCGAGCCGCCGGTGACCGTGATCGACAGGTTTGCGGACAAGCACCGCACCCGGCAGGCCGCCCAGGCTTACCTGGAGTACCTGTACAGCCCGGCCGGCCAGCGACTGGCGGCGAAACACTTCTATCGTCCGGTGGTGCCGGAACACGCCGACCCGGCCGACCTCAGGCGCTTTCCGAAGATCGAGCTTTTCACCATCGAGCAGGTCTTCGGCGGCTGGCAGAAGGCGCAGAAGATCCACTTCGACGACGGCGGAATGTTCGACCAGATTTATGTGCCGAGGCGATAAAGTCCCCCTTTATCAAAGGGGGGCTCAATACCTGAACCCTGCATGTGGAAGTCGGCGGGCCGGCATTCCCGGCCCGCTGTGATCGACGGAAAGGAAAGACCCATGCGCTTCAAACAGCGCAGCATCATTCCGGGCTTCGGCCTGGCCATGGGATTTACGGTTCTCTACCTCAGCCTGATCGTTCTCATCCCGCTGTCGGGATTGCTGTTCAAGTCGGCAACCCTCTCCTGGGAGGCGTTCTGGGGGACGGTCACCTCGGCGCGGGTGCTGGCCTCCTTCCGCCTGACCTTCGGCGCCTCGCTGGCCGCCGCTTCAATCAACGCCGTCTTCGGCCTGCTGGTCGCCTGGGTCCTGGTTCGCTATCCCTTTCCCGGCAAACGGCTGGTGGATGCCCTGGTCGATCTCCCCTTCGCCCTGCCGACGGCCGTGGCCGGCATCACCCTGGCCGGTCTCTACGCCGGCAACGGCTGGATCGGCCGGCATCTTGAACCTTTGGGCGTCAAGGTCGCCTATACCCCGGTCGGGATCATGGTCGCCCTGACCTTTATCGGCCTGCCCTTCGTGGTGCGCACCGTGCAGCCGGTGCTGAAGGATCTGGAAGGTGAACTGGAGGAGGCGGCCGCCTGTCTCGGCGCCAACCGCTGGCAGATCTTCCGCCGGGTGATCTTTCCGGCCATCCTCCCGCCGCTGCTGACCGGTTTCGCCCTTGCCTATGCCCGGGCCATCGGCGAATACGGTTCGGTGATCTTCATCGCCGGCAACATGCCGATGGTCTCGGAAATAACGCCGCTGCTGATCGTCACCAAACTCGAGCAGTACGACTATGCCGGAGCAGCCGCCATCGCCACGGTGATGCTCGGCGTCTCCTTCCTGATCCTGCTCGCCATCAATATGATCCAGTGGTGGAGCCGCCGCTACGCTGAAAGGTAGGCTGATGAAAAACGCCCATCTGCAGCGTTGCCCTCATTCCTCGTCAACGACGTACCTTTCAGGTACGCCTTATTCCGAGGACTTTCGGGCGCCTTGCATCTGGACATTTTTGATCAGCCCGGGACCAGTGTCCCCCAACAGTTTAGGAAAAACGCCATGCCGACCCCGTCCTTGCTTCCGGCCAGAGGCCGCACCGAAGTCACCCGCAGCGCCCTTACCGAGCCGGCGCCGGTGCGCTGGCTGCTGACCGGCGCGGCTTTGGCCTTTCTGGCTCTGTTCCTGGTCGTCCCTCTGGCAGCCGTCTTCGTCCAGGCCCTCGATAAAGGCCTGGAGACCTACTGGGCGGCCATCACTGAGCCGGACGCCCTGGCCGCCATCCGCCTGACGCTGCTGACGGCGGCCATCAGCGTGCCGCTGAACCTCGTCTTCGGTGTCGCTGCCGCCTGGGCCATCGCCAAGTTCAAGTTTCGCGGCAAGAGCCTGCTGATTACGCTGATCGACCTGCCGTTTTCCGTTTCGCCGGTCATCTCGGGGTTGATCTACGTCCTGCTCTTCGGTCTGCAGGGATGGCTGGGGCCGTGGCTGGCAGCGCACGACATCCGGCTCATTTTTGCCGTGCCGGGCCTCGTGCTGGCCACCATTTTCGTCACCTTTCCCTTCGTTGCCCGGGAGCTGATTCCCCTGATGCAGGCGCAGGGGACCGAAGAGGAGGAAGCGGCTCTGGTGCTGGGGGCCAGCGGCTGGCAGACCTTCCTGCGGGTCACCTTGCCCAATGTCGTCTGGGGGATTCTCTACGGGGTCATCCTCTGCAACGCCCGGGCAATGGGCGAGTTCGGTGCCGTCTCTGTCGTCTCCGGCCATATCCGGGGGCTGACCAACACCATGCCGTTGCACGTCGAGATCCTCTACAACGAGTACAATTTCGCCGCTGCTTTCGCCGTGGCCTCCCTGCTGGCCCTGCTGGCCCTCTTCACTCTGCTGGCGAAGACGGTGCTGGAAAGGAAGGTTCGCCAGGAGGCGGAAGCCGCAGGCGGATAGACGGGAGGGGTGGGGGGACGGAGATCGTTGCCCTGCTTCAGCGCCATCGTTGACAAACACCCATCAGCCTTTCATGCTGGTATGAAAAGCAGGGAAGGGAAGTCCCATGCCCGGCTGATCCTGCGCACCATCGGCGCGTTTGGCGCCGAAGATGCCGAGAGGGCCAGAGATCTCCTGCGCTCCGTACCGGCTTCTGGCTGAAGTGACGATGGTGAAGGTTGCACCATTGCGAGAGAACAGGATGAACGCCTCCCCCTGATAGATGAACCAAGGAGTCAAAACCATGCATGACCTGTTACCGGATGGAGAAGACGTACGACGCGCCGTCAAATGGGTGTCCGGCAACCTGCAGGAGAATCCCGGCCAGCCGGTCGGACCGCTCGTTCAGGAAGCGATCTTCAAGTTCGATCTTTCACCCAGGGATGCCGAGTTCCTGATCGAGTTCTTCAGGCAGAGAAATGGAGAACCGGCAGTATGAAAGTCCTCGTCGACCTCTGCCTCGTCCCGATCGGCGTCGGGGTCTCCCTCTCCCCGTACATCGCGGCCTGCGAAAAGGTGCTGACCGAGGCCGGCCTGAAGACCTCGCTGCACTCCTACGGCACCAACATCGAGGGGGAGTGGGATGCCGTGTTTGCGGCGGTGAAGCGCTGTCATGAAGTGGTGCACGAGATGGGCGCGCCGCGTATCACCACGACCATCAAGCTGGGCACCCGCACGGACCGCCTCCAGACAATGGAAGAGAAGGTGAGGAGCGTGCAGGAGAAGCTCTGAGCCGACCCGCCACCGGCGCCTCGGCGCCGGATACCGTTCTGTCCACCCCCCTCATCGCCCCGTTCCTGAAGATGGTCGCCATCTGCGCGTGGCGAGTTTCGCCGATTCCCGTTCCGGAAAAACCGCCTGCCCGTCTGCTATATTTATCTATGTAAACCAGAAAGTTTTGCTCACGGGTATGGAACAGGCCGGATTGTTTCTGCAAAGGACGAGCATGGAAGCCGGGATCGAGGTCCGCAATGTCTCCAAGTGCTTCGGCTCTTTCTGTGCCCTGAGCGACGTCAGCCTGGTCGTCCCTTCCGGCAAGCTGACGGCTTTGCTGGGGCCTTCCGGCTCGGGCAAGACCACCCTGCTGCGTATCATTGCCGGCCTGGAATTCCCCGATTCGGGAACAATCCTTTTGAAAGGTGAAGACGCCACCCGGCTCCCGGCACGCAAGCGCCGGGTCGGCTTCGTGTTTCAGCACTATGCCCTGTTCCGGAATCTGCGCGTCTTCGACAATGTCGCCTTCGGGCTCAAGGTGATGCCGAGAGGCTCCCGCCCGTCCCGGCAGGAGATCCGCGACAAGGTTTTCGACCTGCTCCGCCTCGTTCAGCTCGAGGATCTGGTCGATCGCTATCCGTCCCAGCTCTCCGGGGGGCAGCGGCAGCGGATTGCCCTGGCCCGGGCGCTGGCGACCGATCCCAAGGTTCTTCTTCTGGATGAGCCGTTCGGGGCGCTGGACGCCAAGGTGCGCCAGGACCTGCGGCGCTGGCTGGTCCGCCTGCATGACGAGCTGCACATCACCAGCCTTTTTGTCACCCATGATCAGGTGGAGGCCCTGGAGGTGTCCGACCAGGTCGTGATCATGAACGAGGGAAGGATCGAACAAATCGGCACCCCGGTGGAAATCTACGACCGGCCCGCCAATCCCTTCGTCTACAATTTTCTCGGCAACGTGAATGTTTTTCATGGCGTGGTGCAGGCGGGCCTGGCCCGGATCGGCAACATCAAGGTCTGTCTGCCCGAATTCCGTAAAGCTGCCCACCGGCCGATGGTAGGTTTCGCCCGCCCGCAGGATATGACGGTAACCGATCATCGCGAGTCGGATGAAGAGATCGAAGCCAGGGTTTTGCATCTCCACATCGCCGGCCCGACGGCGCGCCTCGAACTGGAAAGTTTGAATGGTCGTGAACTGCTGGAGGCGGAACTTCCCCAGGAGCTTTTCCACCGCCTCAACCTGCAGGAAGGCGACCGGGTTTTCGTGCGCCCCAGGAAAATGCGGATTTTCGAGGCGGGGGGCAAGGGCCAAGAGCCGCCGTGACCGCCGTTGTCGGCGTCAGAACGGCCAGAACACGGGGATGAAAATTGTTGCCAGCAGCCAGAAAAGGAGGTTGAGGGGGACGCCGACCTTGAGGAAGTCGGTGTACTTGTAGCCGCCGACGTTGTAGACCATGGCGTTGGTCTGGTAGCCGATGGGCGTGGCGAAGCTGGTCGAAGCGGCGAAGGTGACTGCCATCAGCAGCGGTTTGGGGTCGATGCCGAGCTGCGTCGCCGTGGCGATGGCGACGGGCGCCAGCAGGACCGCGGTGGCGTTGTTGCTCATCATCTCGGTGAGGGTGGCGGTCAGCAGATAAAGGGCCGCCAGCACGGCGACCGGACCGAGCCCGCCGGCCAGACCGAGGGCGTGCGACGCCAGCCAGTTGGCGGCCCCCGTTTTCTCCATGGCGATGCCGAGCGGCAGAATCCCGGCGAGCAGGAAGATCACCTTCCAGTCGACCGCCTTGTAGGCCTCCTCCAGGCTGACGCAGCGGGAGAGGACCATGGCCACGCAGCCGAGAATGGCCGCCACCAGGATCGGCATGATGCCCATGGCCGCCGCACCCACCACCCCCGCAACGATAGCGAGGGCGACGGGAACCTTGCGCCGGTGCAGGGAGGGTTCCTGTACTTCCCCCAGAATGATGAAGTCGCTGTCGGCGCGCAGCGCCTCGATGTCCCGCTTGGGAGCCATGACGAGCAGGGCGTCTCCCAGCTCCATGCGTACGGCGTTGAGCTTGTCGCGCAGCAGGGCGCCGCGGCGATGGATGGCGAGCACCAGGGCGTTGTAGCGGTGGCGGAAGAAGATGTTCTTGAGAGTGCGGCCGATCAGCTGCGACTGCGGGGCAATCAGCGCCTGCACCAGCAGCATCTCCTCGTCCTGCAGCGATTCGTCCCGCAGCTTGAACTCGGCATGCAGCTCCAGTTTGGCCGACTCTTTCAGAGCCATCAGTTCCTGGATTTTGCCTCGTACCAGCAGGACACTCCCTTCCCGCAGCCGTTGCCGATAGGGGGCCCAGATCTTGCGGTCCTCGTCGAGCAGCTTCAGGATGGTGACGTCGTGCTCGGTGCCGAGGTTGCTTTCCATGACCGTCTTGCCGATCAGCGGGGAGTCGGCCATGACGCGCAGTTCGGTGATGTACTCTCCCAGCTCGAAAGCGGCGGTCAACTCCTGCGCCTGCCGCTCGGGAAGCAGCCAGCGGCCGAACAGCAGGAAGTAGAGGAAGCCGGCGGCGAACATGATCAGGCCCAAGCGGCTGAACTCGAACATGCTGAAGGCGCCGTAGCCGGCCTGCTCGGAAATGGCCGAAACCAGCAGATTGGTGGAGGTGCCGACCAGAGTGCAGACACCCCCGAACTGGGAGGCATAGGAAAGCGGGATGAGGAGCCTGGAGGCGGAGATCTGGCGCTTGGCCGCCACCGTCAGCACCAGCGGCAAAAAGACCGCCACCGCTGCGGTGTTGTTGATGAAGGCCGAGATGGTGCCGACCGTGCCCATGATCAGAACCAGCACGAGAAAATGATTTTTCCCCAGGCGGACCAGCAACCTGCCCAGGGCCGCTACCGCCCCCGTCTTCTGCAGGCCGGAACTCAGGACGAACATGGCGGCGACGGTGACGGTGGCCTGGTTGCTGAAACCGGAGATTCCCTCCTGCGGCGTGACCAGGCCGAACAGCAGCAGCGCACCGGCGACCATGAAGGCCACCAGGTCGATGGAGTACTTTTCACTGACGAAGAGGACGACAGCGCCGATGAGGATGGCGAGGGTCAGGGCAATTTCCATGGGCGGCTTTCGCGAGCGAAAGTAAAATCCTGCCTAGCGCAGCATAGGGGAACTCAGAAGCGAAATTGCTTCGCTTCAAGTTTAATTGAAGTGGGGCCGCTTACAAGGGAGCAGGGGTGTTCTTGAGGCGGGAAAGGATGCCTGCCGCGGCTGCCGCCGGGTCGGCGGCAACGAGGATGGCGGCGATGAGGGCGACCCCGTGGCTGCCGGCAGCCAGAAGCTCGGGGAGGCGCTCCTGAGTGACGCCGCCGAGGGCGAAAACGGGCAAGGTGGAGGCCCTGCAGGCCTCTTGCAGGCGGCCGAGGCCGACCGGTTCGCCGTAGGCCGCCTTCGACGGTGTGAAGAAGACTGGACCGAAGGTGACGAAGTCGGCGCCGTCCCGCTGGGCCGCCGTCACCTCTTCGGGGCGATGGGCGGAGACGCCGAGCAGCTTGTCGGGGCCGAGGATTTTCCGGACGACGGCGACCGGCAGGGAATGGCCGCCGAGGTGAACCCCGTCGGCTCCCACCGCCAAAGCGACGTCGAGACGATCGTTGATCAGCAGGCGGGCGCCGTAACGGGTGGTCAGCGTCCGCAGCTCGCGGGCCAGCGGATGGAGCTCGGCGGCGGCGAGGTCCTTCTCTCGCAACTGCACCGCCCGCACGCCCCCGGCAAGAGCGGCGGCCACGGTCTCGACGAGGCTGCGCCCGGGCGGCAGCTGCTTGCGGTCGGTGATGAGGTAGAGGTTGAAGTCGACGGTCATCACGCTCTTGCCTCTGACCTGTCCGACAAATCAGACCGGTCCGACAGGTCAGACACCAATTTCAGTTTTTTCCATAAACGCCCGGTCCCAGTCCTTCCAGACCGGCTCGTAACCCTTCGACTGGATCATCCGGGCGAATTCGGCGGGGGTGCGGTCGTCGTCGATGGTGAACTGGCGGGTGCTCTCCTCGCCGCCGGTGTAACCGCCGGGGGCGGTACAGGAGCCGGCGCTCATCTGGGTGACGCCGAGCGGCAGCAGGTTGTCGCGCAGGACGGCGCTCTCGCGGGTGGAGAGGACCAGGCCGGCATCCGGCAGCAACAGGCGCAAAGCGCAGATCACCTGGACGAAGTCGCGGTCGGAGACCGGGTGCAGCGGCTGAAAGCCGCCGTCGGCCGGCCGCATGCGCGGGAACGAGACGCTGAGGTGGCTGCGCCAGAAGTGGCGGGAGAGGTGGAGAGCGTGCAGGCCGACGAAGAATGCCTCGCTGCGGAACTGGCCGAGGCCGAGGAGCGCGCCGATGCCGATGCGGCGCAGTCCGGCTGCCCCGCCGCGCTCGGGAGCGAGCAGGCGGAAGTCGAAGTCGCGCTTGCGGCCGAAGGGGTGCATTTCGGCGTACAGGGCCCGATCGTAGGTTTCCTGGTAGAGGGTCAGGCCGTCCACTCCGGCCTCGACCATCTGCCGGTAGCCCGGCTCTTCCATCGGGTAGACCTCGATGGCGATGGCGGAGAAAAGGTGGCGGATGCGCCGCGCCGCCGCCGCCAGGAAATCGTTGTCCACCGCCCGCGGCGATTCGCCGGTGACCAGCAGGATGTGGCGGAAACCACGGTCGTGCAGCACCTGCGCCTCCCGCTCGATCTCGTCCAGGGTCAGGGTCTGCCGCGGCACCCTGTTGTGAGCGTTGAAGCCGCAGTAGCGGCAGCCGTTGGTACATTCGTTGGAGAGGTAGAGCGGAGCGTAGAGCAGGATGGTCTTGCCGAACCGCTGCACCGTCAGGCGGTGCGCCCGCTGCGCCATCGGTTCGATAAAGGCGGCCGCCGCCGGCGAGAGCAGCGCCTGAAAGTCGTCGAGACGCA is a genomic window containing:
- a CDS encoding 4a-hydroxytetrahydrobiopterin dehydratase; translated protein: MSRENTETGDLKTRHCRPCEGGTPPLPEEVIAAMLQRLEGWESAAGKISRLFNFKNWCQTMAFVNAVAWIAHRENHHPDLEVGFNSCRVSYTTHAIGGLSENDFICAAKVEALFET
- a CDS encoding SLC13 family permease gives rise to the protein MEIALTLAILIGAVVLFVSEKYSIDLVAFMVAGALLLFGLVTPQEGISGFSNQATVTVAAMFVLSSGLQKTGAVAALGRLLVRLGKNHFLVLVLIMGTVGTISAFINNTAAVAVFLPLVLTVAAKRQISASRLLIPLSYASQFGGVCTLVGTSTNLLVSAISEQAGYGAFSMFEFSRLGLIMFAAGFLYFLLFGRWLLPERQAQELTAAFELGEYITELRVMADSPLIGKTVMESNLGTEHDVTILKLLDEDRKIWAPYRQRLREGSVLLVRGKIQELMALKESAKLELHAEFKLRDESLQDEEMLLVQALIAPQSQLIGRTLKNIFFRHRYNALVLAIHRRGALLRDKLNAVRMELGDALLVMAPKRDIEALRADSDFIILGEVQEPSLHRRKVPVALAIVAGVVGAAAMGIMPILVAAILGCVAMVLSRCVSLEEAYKAVDWKVIFLLAGILPLGIAMEKTGAANWLASHALGLAGGLGPVAVLAALYLLTATLTEMMSNNATAVLLAPVAIATATQLGIDPKPLLMAVTFAASTSFATPIGYQTNAMVYNVGGYKYTDFLKVGVPLNLLFWLLATIFIPVFWPF
- a CDS encoding MTH1187 family thiamine-binding protein, coding for MKVLVDLCLVPIGVGVSLSPYIAACEKVLTEAGLKTSLHSYGTNIEGEWDAVFAAVKRCHEVVHEMGAPRITTTIKLGTRTDRLQTMEEKVRSVQEKL
- a CDS encoding sulfate/molybdate ABC transporter ATP-binding protein is translated as MEAGIEVRNVSKCFGSFCALSDVSLVVPSGKLTALLGPSGSGKTTLLRIIAGLEFPDSGTILLKGEDATRLPARKRRVGFVFQHYALFRNLRVFDNVAFGLKVMPRGSRPSRQEIRDKVFDLLRLVQLEDLVDRYPSQLSGGQRQRIALARALATDPKVLLLDEPFGALDAKVRQDLRRWLVRLHDELHITSLFVTHDQVEALEVSDQVVIMNEGRIEQIGTPVEIYDRPANPFVYNFLGNVNVFHGVVQAGLARIGNIKVCLPEFRKAAHRPMVGFARPQDMTVTDHRESDEEIEARVLHLHIAGPTARLELESLNGRELLEAELPQELFHRLNLQEGDRVFVRPRKMRIFEAGGKGQEPP
- the cysW gene encoding sulfate ABC transporter permease subunit CysW, which encodes MPTPSLLPARGRTEVTRSALTEPAPVRWLLTGAALAFLALFLVVPLAAVFVQALDKGLETYWAAITEPDALAAIRLTLLTAAISVPLNLVFGVAAAWAIAKFKFRGKSLLITLIDLPFSVSPVISGLIYVLLFGLQGWLGPWLAAHDIRLIFAVPGLVLATIFVTFPFVARELIPLMQAQGTEEEEAALVLGASGWQTFLRVTLPNVVWGILYGVILCNARAMGEFGAVSVVSGHIRGLTNTMPLHVEILYNEYNFAAAFAVASLLALLALFTLLAKTVLERKVRQEAEAAGG
- a CDS encoding sulfate ABC transporter substrate-binding protein; the protein is MQRRIFVALLALAVLTFPAFVGTAGAREITLLNASYDPTREFYQDFNQAFVRYWKEKTGDTATVRQSHGGSGKQARAVIDGLEADVVTLALAYDIDAIHQRAGLIPADWQQRLPHNSSPYTSTIVFLVRKGNPRGIRDWDDLVRPGIAVITPNPKTSGGARWNYLAAWGYALRRSGGKEQAARDFVGRLYKNVPVLDSGARGSTTTFVQRGIGDVLLAWENEAFLAVNELGPDRFEIVVPSVSILAEPPVTVIDRFADKHRTRQAAQAYLEYLYSPAGQRLAAKHFYRPVVPEHADPADLRRFPKIELFTIEQVFGGWQKAQKIHFDDGGMFDQIYVPRR
- the thiH gene encoding 2-iminoacetate synthase ThiH; this encodes MTFLDTISQYNYHDVLARIEAKTPADVERALAAPQMRLDDFQALLSPAAAAFIEPMAQRAHRLTVQRFGKTILLYAPLYLSNECTNGCRYCGFNAHNRVPRQTLTLDEIEREAQVLHDRGFRHILLVTGESPRAVDNDFLAAAARRIRHLFSAIAIEVYPMEEPGYRQMVEAGVDGLTLYQETYDRALYAEMHPFGRKRDFDFRLLAPERGGAAGLRRIGIGALLGLGQFRSEAFFVGLHALHLSRHFWRSHLSVSFPRMRPADGGFQPLHPVSDRDFVQVICALRLLLPDAGLVLSTRESAVLRDNLLPLGVTQMSAGSCTAPGGYTGGEESTRQFTIDDDRTPAEFARMIQSKGYEPVWKDWDRAFMEKTEIGV
- the cysT gene encoding sulfate ABC transporter permease subunit CysT translates to MRFKQRSIIPGFGLAMGFTVLYLSLIVLIPLSGLLFKSATLSWEAFWGTVTSARVLASFRLTFGASLAAASINAVFGLLVAWVLVRYPFPGKRLVDALVDLPFALPTAVAGITLAGLYAGNGWIGRHLEPLGVKVAYTPVGIMVALTFIGLPFVVRTVQPVLKDLEGELEEAAACLGANRWQIFRRVIFPAILPPLLTGFALAYARAIGEYGSVIFIAGNMPMVSEITPLLIVTKLEQYDYAGAAAIATVMLGVSFLILLAINMIQWWSRRYAER
- the thiE gene encoding thiamine phosphate synthase — translated: MTVDFNLYLITDRKQLPPGRSLVETVAAALAGGVRAVQLREKDLAAAELHPLARELRTLTTRYGARLLINDRLDVALAVGADGVHLGGHSLPVAVVRKILGPDKLLGVSAHRPEEVTAAQRDGADFVTFGPVFFTPSKAAYGEPVGLGRLQEACRASTLPVFALGGVTQERLPELLAAGSHGVALIAAILVAADPAAAAAGILSRLKNTPAPL